The following are encoded together in the Desulfobacterales bacterium genome:
- a CDS encoding PilZ domain-containing protein has translation MVNSYNENNINPGRRSGQDRRVLSDPSYQGPERRVAVRRSGTEIRRHNRYRVKDHIYVNLRSESGEEVGQLLDISKGGLSLQFLATDENSKTYTDLGILASMDLAMEKIPFRTVSVEEVDNDIPLSITRLRRYSLEFKNLTPAQRAKLDFFIKNYTYGNA, from the coding sequence ATGGTAAACAGCTATAATGAAAATAATATAAATCCCGGGCGGCGCTCGGGCCAGGACCGCAGGGTTTTATCCGATCCCAGCTATCAGGGACCGGAGCGGCGGGTGGCCGTGAGGCGATCTGGAACAGAAATCCGAAGGCACAATCGCTATCGGGTTAAAGATCATATTTATGTTAATCTGCGGTCGGAATCCGGCGAAGAAGTCGGCCAACTGCTGGATATCAGTAAGGGTGGCCTATCCCTTCAATTTCTGGCGACAGATGAAAATTCAAAAACTTACACCGATCTTGGGATATTGGCGAGTATGGACCTGGCCATGGAGAAGATCCCTTTCCGGACGGTTTCCGTTGAGGAAGTAGACAATGATATTCCATTGAGTATAACGAGGCTGCGAAGGTACAGCCTTGAGTTCAAAAACTTGACGCCTGCCCAGAGAGCCAAACTCGATTTTTTCATCAAAAATTACACCTACGGGAATGCCTGA